The Panicum virgatum strain AP13 chromosome 5K, P.virgatum_v5, whole genome shotgun sequence genome has a window encoding:
- the LOC120706915 gene encoding 60S ribosomal protein L13-2-like, with the protein MVKHNNIIPNGHFKKHWQNYVKTWFNQPARKQRRRIARQKKAAKIFPRPTAGPLRPIVQCQTLKYNMKSRAGRGFTLEELKAVGIPKKLAPTIGISVDHRRKNKSLEGLQANVQRLKTYKAKLVIFPRRARKVKAGDSTPEELASATQVQGDYMPITRGEKRSVEVVKVSDEMKSFAAYGKIRLERMNKKHLGARQKKAAEAEKEEKK; encoded by the exons ATGGTGAAGCACAACAACATTATCCCCAACGGGCACTTCAAGAAGCACTGGCAGAACTATGTCAAGACATGGTTCAACCAGCCCGCCCGCAAGCAGAGGCGCCGCATTG CTCGTCAAAAGAAGGCTGCGAAGATATTCCCACGCCCAACTGCTGGACCTCTTCGCCCCATTGTCCAATGCCAGACTCTCAAGTATAACATGAAGTCAAGGGCTGGCAGAGGCTTTACTCTTGAGGAGCTGAAG GCTGTGGGCATTCCGAAGAAGCTTGCTCCAACCATTGGCATTTCTGTGGATCACCGCCGCAAGAACAAATCACTTGAGGGACTTCAGGCTAATGTCCAGAGGCTGAAGACATACAAGGCCAAGCTGGTTATCTTCCCAAGGCGTGCTCGCAAGGTCAAG GCTGGTGACTCTACTCCCGAGGAGCTTGCCAGCGCCACCCAGGTCCAGGGTGACTACATGCCTATTACTCGTGGTGAGAAGCGCTCGGTTGAGGTTGTGAAGGTCAGCGATGAGATGAAGTCGTTCGCAGCCTATGGCAAGATCCGCCTTGAGAGGATGAACAAGAAGCACCTTGGTGCCCGCCAGAAGAAGGCCGCTGAGGcagagaaggaagagaagaagtAA